From Candidatus Doudnabacteria bacterium, a single genomic window includes:
- a CDS encoding L,D-transpeptidase family protein, which produces MDKFYSSIVSFFTTKINTIFAFGVICFLGISISTLIISAYSDPSLLVLGIQTVNADVSVPPMIPPEQPAVVPEKHIYVSLKDQTLVYMEGDKLAGEFRISSGLPATPTPPGEYTVLKKKPTVNYNGATYSFPNTKWNLMFKTGPLNYYIHGAFWHHNFGHPMSHGCINVSYGDMEGLYNWADEGTNITIIADSLYTLPNMSAAIYPTPPGVIVASKVASSSLTISWNAALDPNGVTGYQIYQDSVLIATTTEPKYEVTGLTPDTVYQFEVFADNASGGTSFQSEKLSVTTPGLSAKALQKLSEVNKGLVAGAATINPAIGQQAGLPVQSSVNPDANNAIAAEAIQTETAKLIGSLNTKDAAGAQTTISNLKILLDALQQKLAH; this is translated from the coding sequence ATGGATAAATTTTATTCCTCCATCGTGTCGTTTTTCACAACGAAAATCAACACTATATTTGCTTTTGGCGTGATATGCTTTTTGGGAATCAGTATATCGACTTTAATTATTTCCGCTTATTCAGATCCTTCATTGCTTGTTCTGGGAATTCAAACCGTAAACGCTGATGTAAGCGTACCGCCGATGATCCCGCCCGAGCAGCCAGCGGTTGTTCCGGAAAAACACATTTATGTCAGCCTGAAGGACCAAACTTTGGTGTACATGGAAGGTGATAAGCTCGCGGGTGAGTTTAGGATCTCCAGCGGCCTTCCTGCAACGCCAACCCCGCCCGGCGAATATACTGTCTTAAAGAAAAAACCGACCGTTAACTACAATGGGGCGACATACAGCTTTCCCAATACCAAATGGAATTTGATGTTCAAAACAGGCCCTTTGAATTACTATATTCACGGGGCATTCTGGCACCACAATTTTGGCCATCCTATGAGCCACGGCTGCATCAACGTTTCGTACGGCGATATGGAAGGGCTTTATAACTGGGCTGATGAAGGAACAAATATCACCATCATTGCGGATTCTTTATACACGTTGCCGAATATGAGCGCTGCTATTTATCCGACGCCTCCGGGAGTCATTGTCGCATCCAAAGTTGCAAGCAGTTCGCTTACGATCTCCTGGAACGCGGCTTTAGATCCCAATGGCGTTACGGGTTATCAAATTTATCAGGACAGTGTCCTGATCGCCACAACCACAGAGCCTAAATATGAAGTCACCGGCTTAACCCCCGATACCGTGTATCAGTTTGAAGTTTTTGCAGACAACGCATCAGGCGGCACATCCTTCCAGTCAGAAAAATTGAGCGTGACGACTCCTGGATTGAGCGCCAAGGCTTTACAAAAACTTTCCGAGGTAAATAAGGGTTTGGTAGCCGGAGCTGCGACGATCAATCCAGCCATTGGGCAGCAAGCGGGTTTGCCGGTTCAATCTAGTGTAAATCCGGATGCAAATAATGCTATTGCAGCTGAGGCGATCCAAACCGAAACCGCGAAACTCATTGGCAGCCTTAATACAAAAGATGCGGCAGGGGCTCAAACTACCATAAGCAACCTAAAAATACTGCTTGATGCATTGCAACAGAAACTGGCGCATTGA
- a CDS encoding M15 family metallopeptidase, producing MNLEDKINYYLIASALLLICIIAGSFFISQNGKHAKMVLGESIVVPTALDPNFSTQINECFIPVAAAYGYTLRITSGFRSLEDQLAIYNSGRTVDGHIISWAEPGKSLHNYGFAVDVVDRWNGYDIDFDKLAKIGTYCGLEQVDPPHFEHRAGLSTDQFADGMRPPPLSLPCPIMDILAQDNKPLTLSGLKACGAPDF from the coding sequence ATGAATCTCGAAGATAAAATAAATTATTATCTTATCGCATCAGCCTTGCTTTTAATCTGTATAATCGCCGGATCTTTTTTCATTTCGCAAAACGGAAAACACGCCAAAATGGTTTTAGGAGAGAGTATTGTTGTGCCAACGGCTCTGGACCCTAACTTTTCAACACAAATCAATGAATGTTTTATCCCGGTTGCGGCAGCATATGGCTATACGTTACGGATCACATCAGGCTTTCGTAGTTTAGAAGATCAGTTGGCCATCTATAATTCGGGACGAACGGTCGACGGACATATTATCAGCTGGGCTGAGCCGGGGAAAAGCCTTCACAACTATGGTTTTGCCGTTGATGTCGTCGACCGGTGGAATGGTTATGATATTGATTTTGATAAACTTGCAAAGATAGGTACGTACTGCGGGCTTGAACAGGTTGACCCTCCTCATTTTGAACATAGAGCAGGCCTTTCGACGGATCAATTTGCAGATGGCATGAGGCCGCCGCCACTTTCGCTCCCATGCCCGATCATGGATATATTGGCCCAAGATAATAAACCGCTAACCCTCAGCGGCCTGAAAGCTTGCGGCGCGCCTGATTTTTAA
- a CDS encoding cytochrome c biogenesis protein DipZ — translation MIQILFAILAGVLTIGAPCILPLLPVLLGTSIGHTSKTRPLYIVSGFVIVFAVLGVFLSYLTRHLGLNPNILRNSAIVLLGIFGVFMIWSKPFELLTMRLNGVINRASQAGKLRSDNLGGFILGMTLGVVWTPCAGPVLGAILTLIALQANFVRSLVLLAAYAIGAGIPMLIIAYASQAVTTKIRGIAKYSVLLQRIFGILIILLAVAMYYNFDIQIENQLANIFPTSTLESKLVPNNNPNRSNGTAVDIKNYGPSPEFTGIDHWLNSDPLTMKELKGKVVLIDFWTYSCINCIRTLPFVTKWYDTYKDKGFVVVGVHSPEFEFEKDTANVADAIKRFKINYPVAQDNELATWNAYSNQYWPAEYLIDQNGNVVYFDFGEGNYDKMENAIRTLLGLGTESLNEPGQDLSGIGSPEMYFGTDRLANLTSQQQPSSKETNYSFPSNLDLNDFALSGAWQFSSDKITMTKPSGKIRLKFHSGKVHIVADSPTPQKISITVDGKTQPDVMVGASELYTLFDSADYTDHTIEITIPAAGFEAFTFTFG, via the coding sequence ATCCAGATATTATTTGCGATTTTAGCAGGCGTTCTGACGATAGGAGCGCCTTGTATTTTGCCTTTGCTCCCGGTTCTGCTCGGCACATCCATAGGCCATACCAGCAAAACAAGACCGTTATATATTGTTTCCGGATTCGTCATCGTATTCGCCGTTTTGGGCGTTTTTTTGTCCTACCTGACCAGGCATTTGGGACTGAATCCGAACATCTTGCGCAACTCGGCGATCGTTCTTTTGGGAATTTTCGGCGTATTCATGATCTGGTCAAAGCCGTTTGAACTTCTGACTATGCGATTGAATGGCGTCATCAATCGCGCCAGCCAAGCCGGAAAACTGCGCAGTGACAATCTGGGCGGATTTATACTCGGAATGACCCTGGGTGTTGTGTGGACGCCGTGTGCAGGCCCTGTATTGGGCGCAATACTGACCCTGATAGCCCTGCAGGCAAATTTCGTCAGATCTTTGGTGCTTCTAGCAGCATATGCTATCGGAGCGGGGATACCGATGCTGATCATCGCTTACGCCAGTCAGGCTGTGACCACGAAGATCCGCGGAATAGCCAAATACTCGGTCCTGCTCCAGAGAATTTTTGGAATATTGATCATTCTTCTGGCTGTGGCCATGTATTATAATTTTGATATCCAGATAGAGAATCAGCTTGCCAATATATTCCCGACCTCAACACTGGAAAGCAAGCTCGTGCCAAATAATAATCCAAACCGATCAAATGGTACAGCAGTTGATATTAAAAATTACGGGCCGTCTCCTGAATTTACCGGCATTGACCATTGGCTGAATTCAGACCCGCTGACAATGAAGGAACTTAAAGGCAAAGTGGTGCTGATAGATTTCTGGACCTACAGCTGCATCAACTGCATCCGGACCCTGCCGTTTGTCACCAAATGGTATGACACTTATAAAGACAAAGGGTTTGTTGTCGTGGGCGTCCATTCGCCGGAGTTTGAGTTTGAAAAAGACACGGCCAATGTAGCGGATGCGATCAAGCGGTTCAAAATAAATTATCCGGTGGCACAGGATAATGAATTGGCGACTTGGAATGCCTACTCGAATCAGTATTGGCCCGCAGAGTATCTGATCGACCAGAACGGCAATGTCGTCTACTTTGACTTCGGCGAAGGGAATTATGATAAAATGGAAAACGCCATCCGGACCCTGCTGGGGCTGGGAACGGAATCGCTGAATGAGCCGGGCCAGGACCTTTCGGGAATCGGCTCGCCGGAAATGTATTTCGGAACTGACCGGCTTGCTAATTTAACTTCCCAGCAGCAGCCTTCAAGCAAGGAAACGAATTACAGTTTCCCGAGTAATTTGGATCTGAATGATTTTGCCTTGTCAGGCGCTTGGCAGTTCAGCTCCGATAAGATCACGATGACAAAACCCAGCGGTAAGATCAGGCTGAAGTTCCATTCCGGCAAAGTGCATATTGTGGCAGACAGCCCAACGCCGCAAAAGATCAGCATTACGGTGGACGGCAAGACCCAGCCTGATGTGATGGTCGGTGCTTCTGAGCTATATACGCTTTTTGATTCAGCCGATTATACTGATCATACGATAGAAATTACCATTCCTGCGGCGGGCTTTGAAGCATTCACGTTTACATTCGGTTAA